In a genomic window of Magnolia sinica isolate HGM2019 chromosome 14, MsV1, whole genome shotgun sequence:
- the LOC131225504 gene encoding uncharacterized protein LOC131225504 produces MAPASNKGISVPILLTAFAASSALIFFFLLPSLSSICSSPSQPIQRSSVYSSPNPISPTPEDISWLKSQLQINRLPDPPSSPEAWHSLRKGINPRTRAQQLDDFKRFKGISHYEDPDEANNHTGLPCPGELLIEEHHSNYGEPWAGGRDVFEFLASSSRISPDAHVLEIGCGTLRVGLHFIRYLNPGRFHCLERDDLSLMAALRYELPSQGLLNKRPMIVKGEDMDFSRFGPDVMYDLIYASAVFLHMPDKLVWVGMERLTKRLRPYEGRIFVSHNIKFCSRLGGDECTKRLSSLGLENVGKKTHDSLLFNHYEIWFEFRRSKV; encoded by the exons ATGGCTCCTGCATCGAACAAGGGCATTTCCGTCCCGATTCTATTGACAGCCTTTGCAGCTTCATCAGCccttatcttcttcttcctccttccttctctctcctcCATTTGCTCTTCACCTTCCCAACCTATACAGCGAAGCTCGGTATACAGCAGTCCCAATCCCATCTCTCCAACCCCAGAAGACATCTCCTGGCTCAAATCCCAGCTCCAGATCAACCGCCTCCCCGACCCTCCTTCATCTCCTGAAGCCTGGCATTCTCTCCGCAAAGGCATCAATCCCCGCACCCGTGCCCAACAGCTCGATGACTTCAAAAG ATTCAAAGGCATTTCACATTATGAAGACCCAGATGAAGCCAACAACCACACTGGTCTCCCATGCCCTGGCGAATTATTGATCGAGGAGCACCACAGCAACTACGGTGAACCTTGGGCCGGTGGCCGCGATGTCTTTGAATTCCTTGCTAGCTCTTCCCGCATCTCCCCTGATGCCCACGTCCTCGAGATTGGCTGTGGGACCCTCCGTGTGGGGCTGCACTTCATCCGCTACCTTAACCCTGGAAGATTCCACTGTTTGGAGCGTGATGATCTTTCTCTGATGGCTGCATTACGGTATGAGCTCCCTTCTCAGGGGCTCCTGAACAAGCGGCCTATGATTGTCAAAGGTGAGGACATGGATTTCAGTAGGTTTGGACCTGACGTTATGTATGATTTGATCTATGCAAGTGCAGTTTTTCTTCACATGCCGGATAAGCTTGTTTGGGTTGGGATGGAGAGGCTGACGAAGAGATTGAGGCCTTATGAGGGTCGGATTTTTGTTTCACATAATATAAAGTTCTGTTCGCGATTGGGAGGAGATGAGTGCACAAAGCGGCTGTCGAGTCTTGGGCTCGAGAATGTGGGGAAAAAGACACATGATAGTTTGTTGTTCAATCATTACGAGATTTGGTTCGAGTTTAGGCGGTCAAAGGTGTAG
- the LOC131225615 gene encoding early nodulin-like protein 21, whose protein sequence is MASFYNFIFFSSLLLISMAHFSESDNRFRVGGPRGWMEPTGNETETYNEWATRNRFHVGDSLYFKYENDSVLVVEEDDYNSCNTSDPIFEFSDGHTLFKFDRYGVFYFLSGVPGHCESGQKLIVWVMGQSLDESPAAAPAPTAGGSGQGGQGSGSGSGSGSGSGSGSGSGSGSSPTRKPDAPISAAKITIPMVAAALVGIMVIFLFV, encoded by the exons ATGGCTTCGTTCtacaatttcatcttcttctcttctctgttGTTGATCTCAATGGCCCACTTTTCCGAATCAGATAACCGGTTTCGCGTAGGTGGGCCGCGAGGTTGGATGGAGCCGACTGGAAACGAGACTGAGACGtacaacgagtgggccacgaGGAACAGATTCCATGTTGGAGATTCCTTGT ATTTCAAGTACGAGAACGACTCAGTTCTGGTAGTGGAGGAAGATGATTATAACAGCTGCAATACCTCCGATCCAATTTTTGAATTCTCTGACGGACATACCCTTTTCAAATTCGACCGTTATGGGGTGTTCTATTTCCTAAGTGGGGTTCCCGGGCACTGCGAGTCCGGGCAGAAGCTCATCGTCTGGGTCATGGGACAGTCTCTAGATGAGAGCCCAGCAGCTGCCCCAGCCCCTACGGCAGGTGGGAGCGGTCAAGGCGGgcagggttcgggttcgggttcgggctcgggctcggggtCAGGTTCCggctcgggttcgggatcgggttctaGCCCCACTAGAAAGCCTGACGCCCCTATCTCCGCTGCAAAAATAACGATCCCCATGGTTGCCGCTGCACTCGTGGGCATTATGGTCATTTTCTTGTTTGTTTAG